The DNA window GATCGCTAACGCCGCCCGATAAAGGTTCTCGGCCACTTCCAGGCGCCCGGCCTGGTGATGGGCCAGGGCCTCGCGCAAGAGCGCAGTTGTATCCGCCGTCTCATCGGTCACGGTGCCAACACCTCGAACGAATGGTTACGCGCGTCGACGCCCAGACGTGTCATGTCATGCCTGAATCTCATTGATCTCCAAGACACCAGCGTCGCCACATCTCCCGGTAAGCCATTTCGACCCGACGTGCGAAGCCGACTTCGTCGCGCCAGGGGCCCGCCTCCAGTTCGCCGCGCAGACCGGCGCGAATGGCCACCAGGCGTGTCAAATCGCTTGCCAGTTCCACGGCCTTCTCAATGTAATCGTCCTCGCTGTCGGCAATCCACTCCGCATGTCCGGCCCCCGCCAGCATCATACTTCCGATTCGCCCCACGCTCGCGCGTTCGGCGAGGGTAATGAAGGGTACGCCCATATAGAGCGATTCGATCAGGGTCGTGCCCGAGTTATGCGGAAAACAGTCCAGGCCGATATCCATGCCCCGCAAGACATCCCAGGGGGGAGAATGAAATCCGAGTTCCAGTCGCCGGGTGTCGATGCCGTGAGCGGCAAAGCGTTTGGATATCGCGATTTGGGCCTCGGGAGTGACGAAATCCTGGCTGTCGATTAAGAGTCTTGCACCCGGCAAACGCTGAAGCAATTCCGACCAAACGCGGATGATGCGATGGTTGATGCGAATGCCCCGCGTGAGGGTACCGAAGGTGACGAAACCCCGTCTCAACGCGGGCAGCGCACCAACCGCGCCCATCCCTTGCGCGGGCCGATAGGCCAACGAGGGCACCGGGATACGCCAGGGTCGCTCGGCAAACAGATTTTCGCTGCCCGGCGGAGCCATGACGTCATCGGTCAGAAAATAGTCGATGGCGGAAAGCCCAGTGGTATAGCCATACCCCATCCAGGAGAGCGAGATCGGCGCTGGACGACGCGCAAAGACGCTCAGGCGGTTATTGGCGGTGTGGCCCGCCACATCGACCAGGATATCGATGCCGTCGGCGCGGATACGCTCGGCCAGCGCCTCATCGCTCAACCCCCGGGTGGCGACCCAATGATCGACATAGCCACGATAGCGTGCGGTAACCGCGTCCTCGCTCGCTAACTCGGCATAGGCCGTCGCCTCGATCTCGCCCCGATCATGCCACTCCAGCAGCGGCTCCAAAAAATGACGCGCCGAATGCGAGCGGAAATCAGGCGAGACATAGCCGACCCGTAAACGCCGATCAGGATCGCGGTTATTGTCATGCGCCCGCCAGCTTGCGCGATGCGGTTCCGCATAACGCCGATCGAAATCACGATAGGCAGCATAGATCTCCTCGGCCGGTTTATCGGGATGGTAGTTCAAAACGAACAGTTGACTCGATGGAGCCATGATGAGTTTGGGATTCAGCTGCAATGACCGCTCATAGGCGGCAATCGACTCATCCAAGCGTCCCAGCCCCTGAAGCGCGCCTCCAAGATTGCTGTAGGCCTCGGCATAGCGGGGATTGATCGCCAATGCTTGCCGATGACATTCCAACGCCTCGTCTAAACGCCCGACTCCCTTGAACGCGGCCCCTAGATTGTTGTGCGCCTCGGCCAGATCGGGGGCAAGGGCAAGCGCTCGACGATAACAGGCGATCGCCTCTTCCATGCGATTAAGATCCTTCAGGGCGACGCCCTTGCTATTGTGAGCTGCGGCATAGTCCGGATCGATCTCCAGCGCACGGTTAAAGCAGTCGATCGCCTCCCTCGCCCGGCCAAGGTTATTGAGGGCATTTCCCAGGGTATTGAGGCATTCGGCATGATGCGGATCGATACTCAACGCCTTCTGAAGCATGGTCAGGGCACCCTGATAATCGTCTCGCTTGAACAGCAGGGTACCCAGCGCCCGCCAGCCGAATGCATCGCTCGGATAGCGCTTGGTCAATTTGCGGGCGGCGGTCTCTCCCTCGACAAGTTGCCCGCGCTGCAATAAAGCCACTACCCTTTCCTGTCGTGCCAAAGGGATGGCGGTCGCTTGCGCTCTCGGGGCAGGCGCGTTAGATATTTTTTTCGTGACAAGCCGCTGACGCAATGCCCGCGCGTCTGGCGTATCGAGCCCGATCGCCCGCGCCCGCTCAATCACCGAACGCGCCTCCTCCGGCTGTTGCGCCATCAGCAACCCCTCGGCGAGCGAGAGCCAGTAGCCGCCGATCTCGGGCGCCAGTGCCAGGGCACGGCGCAGATGCGTCAGTCCCGGTTCCAGTCGGTCACGCTGGAGGTCGATGATGCCCAGATTGTGATGCGCCTCGGCATGTGATTCGTCGAGCGCCAGGATGGCGCGATAGAGACTCTCCGCCACGTCCAGACGGCCGGCGCGATAGTGGCTCAGAGCAAGATTGCAGAGATCGGCGGTATTTGTCATCGGCAGCGTTCCGAAATGCTGTCAATTGGTTTTCAGGCATCGCGATCTCTCGACTCAAATCCGATGCCTTCATAAAAGCAGGAGAGTGCGATCGTTATCGACAAGTTCTTCCAGACACAAATACTCGGCGCGACTGAGATGTGTCTCGATGGCTTGACATGATGCCGCAATTGTCCTGCTCGCTACGGAGCGCTCGCTGGTCGCTGATCGGCATGGACGAAACGGGAAGGGAGATTCGTCCCGAAGCCGCCGTCATCTCGCACCTAACCTGTCTCTGATAACCATTGATCGAAGAATCCAGGCGGGGCGAACGATCCGCCCCGCCGAGGTTATTTCACCCGTTTCAGGAATCCATCCGGCGCCACCGTGATCGCCAGTTTGTGCTGGATACTCCGGTCGATCTCGAACTCGGGATGGGTCTTGAGATACTCGTGCACGGCGGTTTTGGGGTTGTTGCCCGGCCCCCAGGGGCGATCCGGATACATGTCAGCGGGCTGATCCTCGATGATGGTGTCAAAGACGACGCAATAACTATCGATGCTGGTCAGTGGAGCGTAGGCATTGAGTTCGGCGAGGACGTGGCCATGAGTGTGCATGGAGTCCAGACAGACCAGAATGCGCGAATAATTGGCCGCGATGGTCTTGATCTGCTCGACCACCTCGGGCGCGATACTCGATCCCTGAATCATTTGGATACGCGAAATCATGGGGTGAGTTTCGATGGCCGCGCGGTTATGGGCGCGGATATCGATGTCGATACCTATTACCCGCCGCTTGGGATTGGCGGGATCGAGCGATACGCCGGCCGCAACCGCGTCGCAATAGTCGAGCAGGGCCAGCATCGAGGCGCTGAGGATGAGCGAACCGCCGTGGGCGATGCCGGTCTCGATAATCAGGTCTGGCTTGGCCGACCAGATCAATTCCTGGATCGCCACGATGTCCTGCGGGTATTGAATGATGGGGCGGCCGAGCCAGGCGAAGTTATAGCAATATTTGGGCTGTGTCGCCGCGTGCAGAAATTTTTGTCCGGCATCCATTAACCGCCGATCTTGTTCGTTCGCGGCAATGCGTTCTATGACTTCCTGCTCGAACTCGGTCATGATCGACACCTAAAAAAAGTCGCGATGATTTAATACCAAACCCTGCCCCGTCGGTAACTCAAGAACCGCAAGTCCATATTCGGCGAACAGAGGATCCTCGGCTTCTTTTTGCTCATGATAGACCCACCAACCATAGTCGTCCAGGATAATAACCGCGCCTGGAGAAAGCACGGGAATAATGCGTCGCAATGCTCCAACCTCTGCTGGCGCCTGATTGAGATCGACGTGGGCAAACGCAATTTTCTCGGGAAAATCCCTCGAAAAAGACTCCGGCACATATCCCTGAATCACCTTCACAAAATCAAACCTCTCGAATCTGGAGCGGACTTGGTCGTAAAGGATATTACTATGCTCTGGAAGAATGTGATTGAGATCGATATCGGAATGCTCGAAGGTATCGTAGAGATAATAACGCTTTTCCGTTTTTTCCAGACCGGTGTTGTCCAGAATAATGCTCGCGGTATTGCCTTTATAGGCACCAACTTCGACAAAATCGCCGCGAAGTCTTTTCGCGTAATTGGCGAAATAACAGAGAATATAGGTTCTCCAGATAATCGCAAGTTCAATATTTGTATTCGAATGCTTCCGCATCGATTCCAAAAATTTATCATTCTGAAGAAAACTCAGATTTTTATTCCATGTAATCATGTTATCTGAACAAAAAAAATGATCTGGAGTCGTAATGCTTTTCCTTATTCCTTCCACGCACTGCCTAAACAAAGTGATGTTCGTGATATTAAAATTACCGCCACTAAAAAACATATTGTTTCCCGCTCAATAAATGACCCATCGTCGAGTCTTGAGGTTTCCAACCAAAAGCCCTGAGCCCGAGGCTCTCGCCAACCAGCAGTCGCGGCTCCCCCTGGCGCTCCGTCGTCAAGTCCAATACCGGCCGCGGATCGGCGTCATAGTAACCCGCTAATGCTCGCACCAATTCGCCAATCCGCACCGGTTCACCCGAACTGACGTTATAGGCGCCATTCGCGCCAGCGTGCAGCAGGGCGAAAAATCCCTCGGCGACATCCGATGCGTGTAGAAAATCGCGGTAGGCAGTCGCGTTCACGCCAAAGGGGAGGCGTCTGCCCTGAAAGACGTCGATCAGCGAAGGAATCAGACGCTGACTGGACTCGCCCTGTCCAAAGGGCAGAAAGATCCTGCCCCAGGCACACGGAATTTGCGCTTGATCGCACACGGCGCTGACCAGACGACGGGTTGCGTCCTTGGCGACACCATAGAGCGTGGCCGGATTCAGGG is part of the Thiocystis violascens DSM 198 genome and encodes:
- a CDS encoding NAD-dependent epimerase/dehydratase family protein; its protein translation is MKVLLTGSSGFLGRYVLESLHRREIATLAIGRHPPAGPGADFIAVDLLAAPDFDALCRSAGVTHLIHLAWYAEHGQYWASPLNLRWTEASVRLVEAFCRAGGRQVVAAGTCAEYDWSHGYCREDATPLNPATLYGVAKDATRRLVSAVCDQAQIPCAWGRIFLPFGQGESSQRLIPSLIDVFQGRRLPFGVNATAYRDFLHASDVAEGFFALLHAGANGAYNVSSGEPVRIGELVRALAGYYDADPRPVLDLTTERQGEPRLLVGESLGLRAFGWKPQDSTMGHLLSGKQYVF
- a CDS encoding class I SAM-dependent methyltransferase, translated to MFFSGGNFNITNITLFRQCVEGIRKSITTPDHFFCSDNMITWNKNLSFLQNDKFLESMRKHSNTNIELAIIWRTYILCYFANYAKRLRGDFVEVGAYKGNTASIILDNTGLEKTEKRYYLYDTFEHSDIDLNHILPEHSNILYDQVRSRFERFDFVKVIQGYVPESFSRDFPEKIAFAHVDLNQAPAEVGALRRIIPVLSPGAVIILDDYGWWVYHEQKEAEDPLFAEYGLAVLELPTGQGLVLNHRDFF
- a CDS encoding tetratricopeptide repeat protein — translated: MTNTADLCNLALSHYRAGRLDVAESLYRAILALDESHAEAHHNLGIIDLQRDRLEPGLTHLRRALALAPEIGGYWLSLAEGLLMAQQPEEARSVIERARAIGLDTPDARALRQRLVTKKISNAPAPRAQATAIPLARQERVVALLQRGQLVEGETAARKLTKRYPSDAFGWRALGTLLFKRDDYQGALTMLQKALSIDPHHAECLNTLGNALNNLGRAREAIDCFNRALEIDPDYAAAHNSKGVALKDLNRMEEAIACYRRALALAPDLAEAHNNLGAAFKGVGRLDEALECHRQALAINPRYAEAYSNLGGALQGLGRLDESIAAYERSLQLNPKLIMAPSSQLFVLNYHPDKPAEEIYAAYRDFDRRYAEPHRASWRAHDNNRDPDRRLRVGYVSPDFRSHSARHFLEPLLEWHDRGEIEATAYAELASEDAVTARYRGYVDHWVATRGLSDEALAERIRADGIDILVDVAGHTANNRLSVFARRPAPISLSWMGYGYTTGLSAIDYFLTDDVMAPPGSENLFAERPWRIPVPSLAYRPAQGMGAVGALPALRRGFVTFGTLTRGIRINHRIIRVWSELLQRLPGARLLIDSQDFVTPEAQIAISKRFAAHGIDTRRLELGFHSPPWDVLRGMDIGLDCFPHNSGTTLIESLYMGVPFITLAERASVGRIGSMMLAGAGHAEWIADSEDDYIEKAVELASDLTRLVAIRAGLRGELEAGPWRDEVGFARRVEMAYREMWRRWCLGDQ
- a CDS encoding cephalosporin hydroxylase family protein, which encodes MTEFEQEVIERIAANEQDRRLMDAGQKFLHAATQPKYCYNFAWLGRPIIQYPQDIVAIQELIWSAKPDLIIETGIAHGGSLILSASMLALLDYCDAVAAGVSLDPANPKRRVIGIDIDIRAHNRAAIETHPMISRIQMIQGSSIAPEVVEQIKTIAANYSRILVCLDSMHTHGHVLAELNAYAPLTSIDSYCVVFDTIIEDQPADMYPDRPWGPGNNPKTAVHEYLKTHPEFEIDRSIQHKLAITVAPDGFLKRVK